GTCCGCGCAGCGTCGATCTGCGCAGCGAGCCGTTGCCGCAGTCGAGCGTCAACAAGATCGACAAGGCAGCGTTGCGCGCACCGTTCTGGAGCGGCCGGACCCGCCAGGTCAACTGAAGGCCTCGCTCACCGGCCTTCCGGAGCCAGCCTTTGCGTGAAGAACGCCAGGATCTCGTCGCGCGCCGCGATCGTCGGCTGGCCCGCCTCGTCGATCAAATGAGCGGTCACGACGCTATGAGGGGTCGTGACATGGCGTTCGAAAAACGGCGGCAGATCGCGGTTCGCCGCGCTATCGGGAAGCACGCGCCCGATGAAGCGGTCGCCGAGCGCCTCGGCATAGGCCGCGAAGCGCTGGGCCATGCAGAACTTGTCGCCCTCGAAGCGATAGGCCAGCACGGTCAGATCGTCCTGCTCCAGCCGCTGGCGGATCGCCTTGACTTCCTCAGGCGCGATTTCGATCCCCGCGGGATTGTTCAGCGGCAGTGACGGCTGAGAGAGCACCGGCGCCAGCATCGACGGCTCGAGCATCATCGTCAGTGCGAAATTTCCGGTGAAGCACATTCCGATGGCGCCGACGCCGGGACCGCCGCATTCTTCATGCGCAAATCTCGCCAGCGACCGCAGCCACTTCGTCACCGGGCTGGACTCGTTGGCGGCGAAGGCACGGAACTCGGCGCTGACACAGGCGCGCTGAAAGACGGCCGCGCCCTCCTCCGCGCCGGGCACGGCACCGTCGCGGC
The sequence above is drawn from the Bradyrhizobium sediminis genome and encodes:
- a CDS encoding dienelactone hydrolase family protein, with translation MPKRSMKQDDPLEDFTRREITLDGVAKAVHVAGNGPAVIVMTEMPGISPHVARFARWVRDAGFTVYMPSLFGRDGAVPGAEEGAAVFQRACVSAEFRAFAANESSPVTKWLRSLARFAHEECGGPGVGAIGMCFTGNFALTMMLEPSMLAPVLSQPSLPLNNPAGIEIAPEEVKAIRQRLEQDDLTVLAYRFEGDKFCMAQRFAAYAEALGDRFIGRVLPDSAANRDLPPFFERHVTTPHSVVTAHLIDEAGQPTIAARDEILAFFTQRLAPEGR